A region from the Bactrocera dorsalis isolate Fly_Bdor chromosome 1, ASM2337382v1, whole genome shotgun sequence genome encodes:
- the LOC105232382 gene encoding uncharacterized protein LOC105232382 codes for MEALPRNTSNKMSSIRVKSPVILALICGLYLALQHANALPQEAFTADDDEEIVARVVATVAENEIPVHVPVTGDDEDSSEVESSEEFFYLPDIFNTPTYRLQIRYFRLIQDYVNKLITEGRDFVEATLTAMNALPESMGLSGNLTRMRNLLERIDSQDLSKNDLASIIEKTEITDELADLYGDFLAIIDALSDDDALVLKEIFDKIDLDGYNERLDVFLKNTANKITKVANKFFNKLSKAEKEKYPELIKWYEDFKQPKSDLDKYNDAVVLVKYLLKHRF; via the exons ATGGAGGCTCTCCCCAGGAACACAAGCAACAAAATGAGCAGCATAAGGGTAAAATCTCCTGTGATACTCGCTTTAATTTGTGGTCTATATCTAGCGCTACAG CATGCCAACGCATTACCGCAAGAAGCGTTTACTGCTGACGATGACGAGGAAATAGTAGCAAGGGTTGTCGCAACTGTTGCAGAAAATGAAATACCCGTCCACGTACCTGTAACTGGAGATGATGAAGATTCAAGTGAAGTTGAGTCCTCCGAAGAGTTCTTCTATCTGCCAGACATATTTAACACGCCAACATATCGTCTACAAATTCGGTACTTTAGACTCATACAAGATTACGTCAACAAACTAATAACTGAAGGACGAGATTTTGTTGAGGCCACATTGACAGCAATGAATGCGCTACCAGAGTCTATGGGTCTCAGTGGAAATTTAACACGCATGCGTAATTTATTGGAACGCATTGATAGTCAAGATTTATCGAAAAATGATTTGGCTTCGATAATTGAGAAAACCGAAATTACCGATGAACTAGCGGATTTGTATGGAGATTTCCTGGCAATTATAGACGCACTCTCTGACGACGATGCACTTGTATTAAAGGAAATCTTTGATAAAATCGATTTGGATGGCTACAATGAACGTTTGGacgtttttcttaaaaatacgGCCAACAAAATAACGAAAGTGGCGAAtaagtttttcaacaaattaagCAAAGCGGAGAAGGAAAAATATCCAGAATTAATCAAATGGTATGAAGATTTCAAACAGCCGAAATCTGATCTAGACAAATATAATGACGCTGTGGTTTTGGTAAAATATCTATTGAAACAtcgcttttga